A region from the Hypanus sabinus isolate sHypSab1 chromosome 22, sHypSab1.hap1, whole genome shotgun sequence genome encodes:
- the LOC132379559 gene encoding RNA/RNP complex-1-interacting phosphatase-like: protein MVKKNTVPDGWRGIIPVGRRIPRTRFIAFKVPLKGAISQRLTANQKFSPKDLIAKIKEQNEELGLIIDLTYTTRYYTEKDLPKSVQYQKLYTVGHEVPDDATILQFKRRVRKFLWENADNDKIIGVHCTGGINRTGYLICRYLIDVEEVDPETTIELFNTARGHKMDGAVYLADLRCGPMRSNLGIDVFDAEPEPEPEPEPEILEPYPSYSLRPHGRRPMLDDFPEPDSRRGPSYGALPLPARDFDVPPYNRWHDRPRPLPPPLPPPPQSLLYGEHRQLSRFDDYGPEEYIGRSRFNHFNEHRGMRNLEENSRLHSRYAPYSTRLPAPQDRYREDFERKPYSISGRRELEPQSTAPNAIFTRDYNHGQPPERGPSLSKLGGGFYDNFDNFRDYEWN from the exons ATGGAGAGGCATTATACCCGTTGGTCGACGCATACCAAGAACGAGATTCATTGCTTTCAAAGTCCCTTTGAAAGGA GCAATAAGTCAAAGGCTCACAGCTAATCAGAAGTTTTCTCCAAAGGATCTTATAGCAAAAATTAAAGAGCAAAATGAAGAACTTGGTTTAATAATTGACTTAACATATACAACTCGCTATTATACTGAAAAG GATTTGCCTAAAAGTGTGCAGTATCAAAAGCTGTATACAGTTGGGCATGAAGTACCAGATGATGCTACAATTCTTCAGTTTAAGCGAAGAGTCAGAAAATTTTTATGGGAAAATGCTGACAATG ATAAAATTATTGGAGTTCACTGTACAGGTGGGATTAATAGAACTGGATACCTTATCTGCAG ATACCTAATTGACGTAGAAGAAGTGGACCCTGAGACAACAATAGAAC TTTTCAACACTGCCCGGGGTCACAAAATGGATGGTGCTGTATATCTGGCTGACCTTCGTTGTGGACCGATGAGAAG taATTTAGGAATTGATGTGTTTGATGCGGAGCCGGAGCCGGAGCCAGAACCGGAGCCAGAAATATTGGAACCTTACCCCTCGTACTCTTTAAGACCACATGGCCGTAGGCCTATGCTTGATGATTTTCCAGA GCCTGATTCACGGCGTGGTCCATCATATGGAGCATTACCTCTTCCAGCAAGAGACTTTGACGTTCCCCCATATAATAGGTGGCATGACAG ACCGCGACCGCTTCCACCTCCACTTCCTCCACCTCCACAGTCACTTCTTTATGGTGAACACAGACAGCTTTCCCGTTTTGATGACTACGGTCCAGAGGAATACATTGGGCGTTCAAG GTTTAACCATTTCAACGAGCATCGAGGGATGCGTAATCTGGAAGAAAATTCACGTCTGCATAGTAGATATGCTCCGTATTCTACAAGGCTGCCAGCGCCTCAGGATCGCTACAGGGAGGATTTTGAAAGAAAACCTTATTCCATATCAGGCAGAAGAGAATTAGAACCACAGAGCACTGCCCCAAATGCAATATTTACACGTGATTATAATCATGGTCAGCCACCAGAACGTGGTCCTAGTTTGAGTAAATTAGGTGGTGGATTCTATGATAATTTTGATAACTTCCGTGACTATGAGTGGAACTAA